The Glycine max cultivar Williams 82 chromosome 17, Glycine_max_v4.0, whole genome shotgun sequence genome contains the following window.
ttttaagaattaattttcataGCTAAAGAGATGGAGAGCGAATAAATAGAAGAGATGTGTTCGTGTGTGTTTGGAAACCTGGTTTGCAACTAACATAATGCCAATCCACCCTTAAGGTTGCTTCTACATTTGGTGCATTCAAATGTGTAAGCTTCCATTTAAAATGGCACAAACTGGTTTCCAAACACTCAAGAAATCTACAAGGacatcattgccatgcaagaaatATGCTGGTTGTGCTGAATTAAATCTGACATGTCATAGCTTCTACCTTCTggataaaattttatactaacTAGAGCAGTGCCGGTGTGCATGTGCAACAACACGATCCAAATAGAATATCACTATTTTACAATAATATTACCAGAATAACACTATTTAAGCTGGAAGCGGACTTGACAATGATTGAAATGTAGAACATTGTTGGAcagttttaatataattattgattattcattttgttgtttataGTACAAGTTCTATGGAattcctttgatttttatgtttgttgttCTCACaatttttcttcatgttgaccATATTTAGTTTccatcctttttttcttcttgtttatgAATGTCTGCACTTATttgtaaaaatgaattaatgtaTAATGTATCCCATTAGCATTCTTATTGATCTTTATACATCTGGAAACATTAATGACAAAGCATTCACAGATACTAAGAGGAGAATATTGATGTAAAGTGCCAGTTGTTGCAGAGCATGCATGATAAAATACTGTTTCCTAGTTTTAGAGGAATTTTTTTACTAGCTTTGCTGGATTAACTATAACTGCTTTGCATCTATGGATAGGTCAAAGACCGAGTGGCAAAAGTAAGGAAGGCGCAAAAAATGTGGGCAAAGTCCAGCTTCAAGCAAAGACGCCTATTTTTGCGTATACTTTTAAAGTATATAATTAAACATCAAGCGCTTATATGCGAGTAAGAACACTTTTCCATGTTTGTAAAAGTCTTCTCATTTTTTACACTTCTTGGAAACGTTTGTGATACAGACTTGAACTTAGCAAATATGCAAAACTTTCATAACTATCCACTGTTTATAGTTATCCTACTGTTTAATTCATCTGGTCTGAAGTAGATGTAAATTGTGATCATTGCATGAGAATGATGATAACATCTTGTAATTCATGTGCTTTAATTAGAATATCTTCGCGTGATACTGGAAAGACAATGGTAGATGCCTCTTTAGGAGAAATAATGACAACATGTGAGAAGATCAATTGGCTACTGTCAGAGGGTGAGCAGTGGTTAAAGCCTGAATACCGGTACCTTCTTTTAGTAGTtgactattttcttttcttaaactgATTATGATGAATTATctgtctctttttattttctgttctttATGTGcctttttttacacaaaaaactAGGCCTTTTAACTTATAAGATATGTATtgttttattacaaaaaatcaAGTTATAACTTCTTCCTTATACATGCATTTAATATCACTATGgtgaaatttcaaattatctAAAGTCACTTCTATGttcactttctttttccttgtGTGTGATGAATAAAAATCTTTGCAGGTCTTCTGGAAGATCAATGCTTCATAAGAGAGCTAAAGTAGAATTTCATCCCCTTGGTGTTATTGGAGCCATTGTTTCATGGAATTATCCCTTCCACAATATTTTTAATCCTATGCTGGCTGCAATTTTTTCTGGAAACGGTATTGTGATTAAGgtataaaatatcttaatatcTACCTATCACAATTATTCTTCATGCTGCTGGTgtattgtgttgattttagttAGATTATTTTCCttggtaaaattaaaaaataaaaatctcttGCATGGTGCGATACATACTCTTGTTTTAGAGATTTAAAACTATTGATGAACTTCCACCTAATAACCATTTAGAAGATTGTTATGGTTTCCACTAACGCAACCAAGCTTGATCCTTTCTTTCCACCCATTTCTTCATTATTAAGCTGAATTTCAGCACAAGTTAAAATTGGCCTATGCACTATTGATGTATTAAGTGATAAAAAAGGCTATTGCTCAAGGATCATGTTAGAGTTGGAGGCATAAAACCATTTTTTAGCTTCCACCTACTGGCTTAAGCTTTTAGGAGAATTGTTATTTAACCATATAAAATGCTTCTATGTTTtgcaatttgaaagaaaatcatGTGCTTTTTATTGTAGATATCAGAACATGCAAGTTGGTCTGGATGCTTCTACTTCCGGATCATCCAATCAGCCCTTGCTGCCATAGGAGCTCCAGAGGACCTTGTTGAGGTGATAACAGGGTACGGCCATTTGTCTTACcattcctttttcctttttgttctaTGGTTGTGTTTATCACCTATGACATTGATTGGATCTTCTTCCAGGTTTGCTGAAACAGGAGAAGCATTAGTATCTTCTGTTGATAAAGTCATATTTGTTGGATCGCCTGGTGTTGGTAAGATGGTATGATTCTTCTGGCCAATTGAATGGGTTCACTCTGCTATCACCTGGAATTGTATCATAGTTCATTGCTTCCAATCATTGTCATATACTCCATTCATTTTTATGATGGCATCCTATTTCCCATGAATTGCACTATATGCTAATATGCTTCATCTTTTTATGCAGATAATGAACAATGCTGCTAACACTCTTACACCAGTGACACTGGAGCTTGGTGGGAAAGATGCATTTATTGTTTGTGAAGACGTAGATCTGGACCATGTATGAATCCTTTCTCCCTGTTCAGATTCCCCAAAGCTTGGATTTAACTATTATTCACAAAAGCTTAATGAGATCTCCATTCTTGAGTACCTTAGTTTTAACAGCCTTTGATCTGCTGAATATAGGTTGCACAAATTGCTGTCAGGGCTGTACTTCAGTCAAGTGGACAGAACTGTGCTGGGGCAGAGCGATTTTATGTCCATAGGGAAATATATTCTTCTTTTGTTAGCTTAGTTACCAAAATTGTGAAGTCTGTTACAGCTGTAAGTGTTTTTAACAACATTCATTAAATCTAACTCTCTAACTCTATAACTTTCATAATAGGCTTCTGATGCATATAATCACATATGCTTGCACTTCATTTCTAGTTTGTCACAAGATTGCTTTTTCAGAAATCTATCTTATTGTTTATACATCTGTTTTAGCTCTATGTCAAAAACTATGAGAAATAGACATTTGGTTCAGGATACATTGCATTGTCGTCTATTTTAGTTGAACCTCtgcatgttttttgtttctccCATTTCTCCCTTTCTGTACCAGTGTGCCCCCAAGGAACCATTTTCTACATAAacctttaaagaaaaatattagcaTCAACTTATTACTGGCTTTATATTCtagtatgtgtgtgtgtgtgttctaTGTATTTGGAACTCTTTAAAATGTATAGTATCtgtgaattgttgttgatgtctAGCAAACAAATAGAATTTAGAGATGAACAAATTGCATGGCATCACTGGGATGCTCCAATTCTCTTCTGAGATGATATTTTcctttaaaacaaaaagtactGAAATCTGGAATTCATGATTATATACTGTTTGAGAGGAGGGACAAAAGTATCAGAAATTTATGTTCATTCACAGATGGCATTAACATTGACGACTACAATAATCAAGAACTTGTTGCTTACTGATTATTGAAGAATGAACTTCTGTCCTAGGAGTATTGAGTatagtcaatttttttatttaatttattggttATTGATTTCTTGCAGGGCCCACCACTTGTTGGAAAGTATGATATGGGAGCTTTATGCATGCATGAGCATTCTGAAAAGCTTGAAGGCCTTGTAAATGATGCTTTAGACAAAGGAGCTGAAATTGTTGCCCGTGGGAGTTTTGGACATATTGGTGAAGACGCAGTTGATCAATATTTCCCCCCTACTGTGATTGTGAATGTGAACCACACAATGAGATTGATGCAAGAAGAGGTAGCAAAACTCACTATCTTTTCTACTTGAAGATgcctttattttcttctttgattaTTACAAATATCCTACACACTCATACATCACTTCACATTGCCATAGTTTTCATCATCTAATTACAGTTAGTTGTTCCATGTTTTTTGCGCAATTACGCTTTGATTTTACTGCACAAAACTATATTAGTGTGAATCAATGATAATGTGAGCCATGATGTGCAAGAAGCGTTATTACTATTGTTGTATTTAAGTTCATTGTTAGTAGGTATGCATACATTCCATACCTACTTACCTAGACTGCAACcatttgagattttttaaaatttaggtaATCATATCCCATGACAGTCATGCGCCTCAATTGTGCATTTACATTCAAGAATTTCCCTTCTATATTCTATTATTCTATGCTTCAGCAACTGCTTACTAAATTCATCTGTGCAATTAAATACTTGACTAGGCATTTGGACCAATCATGCCGATAATGAAATTCAGCTCTGATGAGGAGGTTGTCAGGCTTGCAAATGAGTCAAAATATGGGCTCGGCTGTGCTGTTTTCTCAGGCAATCAGAGTCGTGCCAGAGAGATAGCTTCACAGATACATGCTGGGGTAGCTGCGGTTAATGATTTTGCATCAACATACATGTGTCAGGTAAATTTATTTCATCTTTAACTCTCTTGAAAGGATTTAATGGTAATTTTATCTTCTTGTCTATCTTGCATCTAAATGCTTGTTTAATATGTGTTGATCTGTTCTGAATGTGCAACAAGTAGGCTGACTGCAGATTGtgcagtttttttctttttcaaactgCCTGGAAAAGTTAACTCAGCCTAGGTTATCCTCCATTTTCACTGAAGCAATTATGCATTATGATTTTGCAGTCCCTACCATTTGGGGGTGTGAAACATAGTGGATTTGGACGATTTGGTGGTGTAGAAGGTTTGCGAGCTTGCTGTCTTGTTAAAGCAGTTGCTGAAGATCGATGGTGGCCATTTGTCAAAACCAAGATACCTAAGCCTATTCAGGTCAGTCAGGAAAACTGTCATTACTATTTCCTTCCGACATCAATTGTTTtgagataaaagaaagaaagctaattctccaaaaaaagaaagaaaaagaaagctaaAACATGCAAAGATATGGAAAAAAGGTACTAGTATTTTTTACTTCACCATGAATAGAAACTTTAATGGGCTTCTTGTCTGCTACAGTATCCTGTTGCAGAGAATGGATTCGAATTTCAGGAGTCACTTGTTGAAGCGCTTTATGGTATTGGCATATGGGACCGTTTGCGAGcattagtaaacgttttaaaaATGCTTACTGAGCAGCATCCTGGTGGCGGCGGCAAGAGAAGAAATGACTGATTGTCAGGTCAGGTAACATGCTAAATGGCTAATATTGTCATACTCAAACCCAGCTGCTAGGAAGCTGTAAGGGAAGAAATGAATAATTGGCGGCAAGTCAAGAGAACACGCTAAATGGTTAATATTGCCAAGTTGGGTGGGGGGTGTCACTTTTGGTTGACGTATTTATATCTAACtacaatgcttttttttttgtacatgtTTCCTGTGCCATCATTTTTGTTGAGCTTTGGTATcactttaatataatttttaaatgctcTCCCCCCACCACCCACACACACCCAAAATCAAACGTTGCTATCTTTATCTGTTCTTGTCAAAGAAAACTCTCAGAAGTTATCATtgttttgtctttcttttcaaatgtaAGGGGATTTAAACTCAAACTAGTTGACGATTATTTGGATTGCAGGAGATGGGATATTTTTGTGATTGTGGCCTTTGGTTTGATACCTATTCATTAGGGCATATAACAATGATCAACTTTGGTTACGGTTACCAAGacatttaaacaaatttttagtttttttttactaattaaaaaatttgtttgactatttagtaaacaaattttttagtagctttcaatatttttttcagaCGATATTttaagtaacattttttaaaatactaactcttaattttttatatttattttctttttgtcttgaatatttattagattttttttaatctttcctATATAAGatgagatttaatttttttttttctcttcttccattgataaggtagaattttattatttttaccttcTATACATTAGATACTTAAGATACTGTTTTCTCTAATTTaccttttatattatataagataTTGATACTGTTTACTCAAAATTaccttttatattatataaggtATTGATAATGATAgataataagtttatttatttttattatcgtttttgaatattttcatattatactATTTTAACTACTGttatttacaatattttattattccaGCTTATACttctagatatatttttttattcaataaaactaatttaatagtTTTTGGCTACTAGTTATTGACTTTtagttatcaattaattttttagcattcaaataatttttcagttaattttatcaaatataagtTGAGCTAAAGAGTCTAACATTGCTTAATGCCATGAGTAAAAATAGCTCCAATAATTTAaggatgaaaattttaattgtcaaagtaaataattacatatttgGGCTAGTTACTAAATTTTAAGTAGGAGAATGCGCGTCACTCCAATGGAGTAGCATGTTTCATAGAGTTTGTTTgaatacaaggacaaaaaacaCTTTTGAGAGTTTCTTTACTGgaaaaaagtttaatattttcAGTAGAAAGCTCTCAGAATGCGCTTCTTACTTATCTAAACAGGTCCATAGTGATTATTTTTCAGTTCTCGgctaaacaaaatcaacaatttATTACTTCTTACATGACGATGTTTTGAAAGGTGAGCCTACTGTGATGCATACACAcccttattcattttttttttctacctttTAGAATTATAAGTGGgtgataatttcaaataaaGTAGTGCCATATTTTATCTGAACATAACTTTTATAACATTGTGGAAGcgtctataaataaaatttagtcttTGTTGGTGTTGTCTATAACCACGAACCACAATCAATTACAAACTTGTGAACTCTTTTTTATAACCCATGacctcttttattttgaatctaTCCATATAATATGCAAGTCTCTCAGAATATAAAAAACTCCTCCCAACAAAGGTTAGAGCAATGACAAGATTgacaagtaaaaacaaaaaaaaacacaagaaaatgAGAATGATGGGGTGAGATGACTATCTAAAAGtcgttaataaaaaataatgagactaaattcattttataaattaattaaataaaatattcagtCAAAATATACAGCAATACTCAATGGATGAACTATAAATCCTTACACTTTCCTTTGGACACGTCGCATGAGGTAGCGCTCTTTACGAATAACCATGTGCACTGCAGTCAGTGCCAGCGACTACACTGAAGAATAGAAATACATTCCATTCCAGGCTTCAAAACTTAAACGATAGTGGAAGGAATGGTGCGTTCAAAGTCTCATTACAATCCCAGTTCCCCCATCGTAGTgcattcaacaattattcaCATTTACATGCACGTGTGATTTCCCACGAAATTGAATCGTCTGGCGAGAGGCCATCTATCACACAACCATCTCGCTTGCAGTTTACCAATGCAACCATAAACCTTTCATTTTCTAATGACGAAGGATACATTACTTGTTCAtcctgaaacaaaaaataatgtgttACTTGCAAAACAAACAAGTATTTTTGAAAGTCATGTTACATTTAATCTGAATTCAATGCATAGCCACCTATGCAATTATGCTATATTTGTGGGCTGAGTATTTTTTGGTGCAGCATTATCCAAACCAACAAGCAAAgcaaaatatactttttattgCTTGAAATTTGTGTTGCccgataaattaatttgttattcattttttttaggaagTGTAATTGCGGATAGTTATTCAACTACCGGCCAGTATTACCCTGTTTAGTGTATTCATATGTTGGACACTTGGGCCTCAATTTCCGGATAGTAATCCGCCTTATGAGGAAGCTCTGCCCCCCCGCTTCTTATGCGTTAACGGGATAAATACCATCCCCACCCAGATATGAACACAATTTTGCTTGCAATAAACAAGTGATATCGAGTTTTAAAAGTTACCTCGGGAAGTTCATAAAACTCCTCGGGAGATATTTGCAACAAATCCATAGCAGTTTGACCTGTGCACCATGCTAAAACTTTCGTACCCGTATCCTTATCCGCAAGAGTAATTTTCAGATGGAACGTGCGTACTACCGCAGCATCAGAAATTGTACGACAAAAGCTGCATTCCACCCATCTATCAGAAATCTTGTTGACAAAATGACCACAGAGAGAATGTGAAAATATTGTATTAACGTAAAAATACTCAGATGGATCGAGCCAGACTCGACATACCTACAACAATATTAAGGAAAATTATCAGAATTTGTAGGTAAACAATAATTAACGGAGATgctgtaaaaactaaaaaggatAGGCATACTGGCAACGGTGAGGAAGCTAGGGAAAGAGATTCAGAACCGTCATCAAGTACGGTCAGGTCATATCTGAcgtaataatataatacaatatattatttatgccatatttttaataatattattatcttgctctctatttttttattacaccatacttttcttttattgaacaATATTACGCTCTCTCTGTTGCATTTCTTGCATGTGAAAAGCGTTTATATACATGAGGCTTGGTGCGAAACAACAGTAAAACCTTAATCTTCTTGTAGCCCTAAAGGCTTCTACTTTGCTTTTTCTCAATTTGGGCTGGTTAAGTACAAACGACCAAAGGTCGGTGAACTAGCTGTGACCGGTAAAACTACAAGCCCAGCCATAAATCAGACTCGGATCATCTGGTATTCCAACTAGTGCTTCATTCATTATGGTTGAGCATGTGCATAGAGCAACAAAACAAGGAACATCGAGCTCGgacaataaagaaaaatagaaaaagtggCTAAGGTTATTGCAAGATGTCTTATTTCaagtacaaaaacaaaatataagatGCTCGCGGTACATGATATCAGGTTGCAACGGCTATAATTACTggtttgtttttaaaatgttaataacaGAGAAGACACTAGTGACATGAATACGACATAGTAATAATTGAaacaaaaggagagaaaaagtcAAATAAACATTCAAATAGTAGTAATGCATAACTCTTACTTGCGCATAGCTAGTCTGGTAAAAAATATCAGTGAGTCGCGATAGCTTATGAAGGCAAGATGAGTTGATCAATGCTGGTAAACAACTGAGATTGATGAAAGAAGCCCCAATATCATTCTCAAACCATAATACTTCCAGACTGTCAATCCAAAAACATTCAACTGCGTTGTATGATTATGTGGATACTTTAACCAGAGTACAAAAACGCATTAAACTATACAGGCAGATAATACAGGTAGAGCAGACAATATGATGGAAAGGGGAACTAGGCAACATTTTTTCATCGTCAATTTTCACAATTATCTTTCTCCTTATGTGTGAGTCTGGTGGCTGGTGATGTgcatcaattttcaattttaacattGAAGTTGGATGTACTCACCACTTTTGTTTTGACATCGTACATGTCAAGCCAGATATGTATACAGTGTGACCGAAACTAACTCTTCCCAATGACCTGAGGTATATTATAAGACTATAAGAAGGAAGAGTacataagaaaaagaatatttgGAAGTGCAAAGAAGCATGTTAAATGGTTCCATTATACTATTCATTACCAAAATCTCGCAAAATGAAGCTTTGTCCAAATTTCTCCACTAGTATCTGCGATTCTTAAAGAGAAAACAGTTTGTTggttattttcttctttgataATATCTGTAACAGCACCATAGAGACTGATGCCAGTCATCTTGATACGAAGGTCTACCACAAATGACTGCAAAACTTCACACAAGTAATAAAGTTAAGTAACCAACCATAAGATGCACAAGACAAACTTTTAGCAGTGCACATAAGCTAGCgtgaaaaatattagtaataaaagagaaaagctaacacatttttttttccaatacatCCTTTATTACTGGGAAAATTTAATGTAGGCTCCACTGAATCAATGTTGAGGCCTACATAATTTATCGGGCAACAGAAATTTCACGCAATAAAAAGTATCAAAAGCGTGTGGCTAAGCTAAAGCCAATAATACAATCAAAACACCGGTTATTGGCAGGCTTCCAATATAAATATCTTTCTAACATacataaagtaaaataacatgcGAGATAGCTATTGAGATCAAGAACaaatagaaattaagaaaagcTATCGTTTACTTTTCTTGGGAAAGGAGGTAGAGGGCAAACTCACCCGAAAAGGATAATTACTGAAATCAATGGTCCCCTGAGAATCACGGGGCAAGCTCACTTGAGAAAACTTAAGATCCTGACTGGAATTAAAAGAACCCAAGGGCCGTGAACCATGACGGCGGTTTGGAGTCAATGTTACGCACACCTAATCGGCAGAGCTGTTTAATATTCTCTCCATATGACAATTACAATAGTTTATTTCAATACAGAAATCAATAAATCACCTGTTCTTCATGTTGAATATAAGGCACCAAATATAGTTGTGTTTCGCTTCCGTATTCAAGACATAAGTCTTCACTTGTCTCAGTATCACAGTCCACTGAAATATTAACGTATGGTTTGTCCAGTGCAAGCATGCTTCCCACTCTGTATACCCCCCAAAAAATGAATGATATACGAATATGAAAAGAATTATGCTGTTTCAGATGTCTGACCACTGCAAAAATTCACCTGAAAAGATTGGCAAGGAGAATCTGCTCACCCCACAAGAAAAACTTTAATTTGACTCCATCACCATCAACAAGAGTAATCTGTTTTCTTTGTAGGGTTTCAAACTTCCTGTGAATTTCCGAAGATTCAATCTTTTCAATcctataatcaaaataaaaaatagaaaggtcACATATTTTCAATCCTATAATCAAAATAAGATAATAGAAGGGTCACGTGCAATAGGGGAAAAAATGACTAGTTAAGGCTATGGACAAAATAACTAGTAAGATCAACCATGGAAATATATTATCTCATAAAAGACGCAATGCTCTGCAAATTCACAACATGCTCACAACAAAGTCAAGTGAAAAAATATAACACCAGTTTTTTTGGATaagcaaatataaatataacaccAATTGCAAGTAGTTTACCGGGCATAAAGTGAATATGAAGCCCCTCGGTTCACCGCATCAAGAGAAATTGAAGAGAAAGGGTCTGAACAAAACTGAGCTCCTAGTAGCATTGCATCATCATCCTGATTCTATGGTTTTGAAGAAAATTAAAGGATTATCATCATGAAAACTTTATCTGAATCTCATCTTTTAGGTGTAGCAAAGACCAAAATAAAGAACTAGTCTACAGAAGCACAGAATTTATTCCGAACTTGAAATACTTGCATATGAAACTAccacaaatttatatttaaaaaatctttgaCCATTACCTCATCCAATAGAATCACAAGATACTCTGTTGGCAAAAGACGTGGATGTCCAGAACCTCCAGTGGCAGTTCGGAGGTAGCAACCAGTGAGGAAAATCTCTCTCCCTCGCTTCAGAATTCCATTCTGCAGTCCTGTCAAGTCATAGAATCTGCTGGACAAAATATGATACgtttaatattaaatgaaattgcAAATAAGAGCATTCCAAggttttgatttcaaaaaacttGCTACATATTTGAAATTGCAAAGAGGAGCTAAATCCATATTCAATACTTGTATTTTATGCAGATATTTGAAATAAATGTAAGTCATTGGAAACTTTAAAATCTTTACCATAAGAAAAGTTGATTCGATGAACAATTAAATGCACATGCAGTACAAAGAGAGAATATCTTCTTGAACTTCATTATCATCAGATTGTCGCCCAAGTAAGTTGAAGAAATAACGCACTTAAATtctctcaaatataaaataaaagtatttctaTGTTTCCATATTTTCAACAGCAAGATAACCAAGCTACATGCAGtgagcaaaaaacaaaaatcagctGACAGTGCAGGCTTAGAACAAAATCTTTTATTTACTATGcatcaaattacaaaattgagTTTGACCTTGATTGATTTAATACAATTACCTGCGGTGTAGATAGACATCTATGATATTGGAACTCCAATAATCCCCTAATGTAAGCATGTGGATGTTTGTGCCTGCAGATGATAAGCGTCAATCATTACAAAGCCAAAATAAAAACAGCCTTATCCAACTAAGTAGGATTAGTTACATGAATTAAAGGATCTAGGAGCAAGTCTTTTTTTCCAGATTTCTCCTAAATACCTAACCCAAATTACTTTCTACTGCACTTAATATGGTGTAACACGTCAAAACTGATGCCTATTTGTAAATAATGTCTTGATCTCCACCTCACATCTCGCCCAagcattttataattataaccaaCCAAATAAAAGTGTAGCTAAATAGAGAATCAAGAATGCAGAAGTTGAATTTAGCTTATGGAGAAACCAAatgcattttaaatattttcttctacAAGTGTTTATGGATGAGTTTATTCAAACAAGGCACGTTAAATTTCACATTCATTCCCCGTACTAAACCGTAttcaggaagaagaaaaaatgcttTAATTCCAAATTACCTGGGAGCACAAATGCATCAATAATAACAGCTTCTAGAACACTGTTCAAGGACAGGAAGTTCTTCGCGTATATGGAATCAATGGTAACAGTGTTTGGAAGCTTTGTCCTCCGATGATTCTTCTTGAGGTGATTGATTAATTCGAGAGGCTTCTTCGGAGCCCCAACCCAGCGTTGCTCACTCCACGccttcaaaacaaaattaacgaTAAGAAAAGCATCCAAATACAGCAGAAACCTAAATAAACTCAACACCACGCAAAAGTAACAGCAGTTACTACATAACTTATCTCATTCCAAAAGAGATGAACATAACCGACTAGAAATCCCTAATTAATGCATTTAATAGTCCGTGCGAAGaggaaattagaaaaatgaaggaGCGAAGGTGATGTTATGCACCTGAGAGAGTTCAGAGAGCAAGATCGCGGGAGTGACACCGCTTGAATAAGCAATGCAAGTCTTGAGAATACGAGAAACGATCCAACTCCATCCAAGTCCATCGGAACCGTCGTCGTCTTTGTTTCGATCGCCTTCCAGCGATAATAGCTCAGATCTTGCGTAATCCACGAATTTGAGGAAAGGATCTTCTTgctcttcttcctcctcctttTGTTGGCAATGGTCTACGTCCATGGCGGAGCCTACCTTTGTATTGCAGGCATAACCTCtattctccattttc
Protein-coding sequences here:
- the LOC100807658 gene encoding uncharacterized protein isoform X4, producing the protein MENRGYACNTKVGSAMDVDHCQQKEEEEEQEDPFLKFVDYARSELLSLEGDRNKDDDGSDGLGWSWIVSRILKTCIAYSSGVTPAILLSELSQAWSEQRWVGAPKKPLELINHLKKNHRRTKLPNTVTIDSIYAKNFLSLNSVLEAVIIDAFVLPGTNIHMLTLGDYWSSNIIDVYLHRRFYDLTGLQNGILKRGREIFLTGCYLRTATGGSGHPRLLPTEYLVILLDENQDDDAMLLGAQFCSDPFSSISLDAVNRGASYSLYARIEKIESSEIHRKFETLQRKQITLVDGDGVKLKFFLWGEQILLANLFRVGSMLALDKPYVNISVDCDTETSEDLCLEYGSETQLYLVPYIQHEEQVCVTLTPNRRHGSRPLGSFNSSQDLKFSQVSLPRDSQGTIDFSNYPFRSFVVDLRIKMTGISLYGAVTDIIKEENNQQTVFSLRIADTSGEIWTKLHFARFWSLGRVSFGHTVYISGLTCTMSKQKCCLPALINSSCLHKLSRLTDIFYQTSYAQVCRVWLDPSEYFYVNTIFSHSLCGHFVNKISDRWVECSFCRTISDAAVVRTFHLKITLADKDTGTKVLAWCTGQTAMDLLQISPEEFYELPEDEQVMYPSSLENERFMVALVNCKRDGCVIDGLSPDDSISWEITRACKCE
- the LOC100807658 gene encoding uncharacterized protein isoform X2 is translated as MENRGYACNTKVGSAMDVDHCQQKEEEEEQEDPFLKFVDYARSELLSLEGDRNKDDDGSDGLGWSWIVSRILKTCIAYSSGVTPAILLSELSQAWSEQRWVGAPKKPLELINHLKKNHRRTKLPNTVTIDSIYAKNFLSLNSVLEAVIIDAFVLPGTNIHMLTLGDYWSSNIIDVYLHRRFYDLTGLQNGILKRGREIFLTGCYLRTATGGSGHPRLLPTEYLVILLDENQDDDAMLLGAQFCSDPFSSISLDAVNRGASYSLYARIEKIESSEIHRKFETLQRKQITLVDGDGVKLKFFLWGEQILLANLFRVGSMLALDKPYVNISVDCDTETSEDLCLEYGSETQLYLVPYIQHEEQVCVTLTPNRRHGSRPLGSFNSSQDLKFSQVSLPRDSQGTIDFSNYPFRSFVVDLRIKMTGISLYGAVTDIIKEENNQQTVFSLRIADTSGEIWTKLHFARFWSLGRVSFGHTVYISGLTCTMSKQKCLEVLWFENDIGASFINLSCLPALINSSCLHKLSRLTDIFYQTSYAQVCRVWLDPSEYFYVNTIFSHSLCGHFVNKISDRWVECSFCRTISDAAVVRTFHLKITLADKDTGTKVLAWCTGQTAMDLLQISPEEFYELPEDEQVMYPSSLENERFMVALVNCKRDGCVIDGLSPDDSISWEITRACKCE
- the LOC100807658 gene encoding uncharacterized protein isoform X3; the encoded protein is MENRGYACNTKVGSAMDVDHCQQKEEEEEQEDPFLKFVDYARSELLSLEGDRNKDDDGSDGLGWSWIVSRILKTCIAYSSGVTPAILLSELSQAWSEQRWVGAPKKPLELINHLKKNHRRTKLPNTVTIDSIYAKNFLSLNSVLEAVIIDAFVLPGTNIHMLTLGDYWSSNIIDVYLHRRFYDLTGLQNGILKRGREIFLTGCYLRTATGGSGHPRLLPTEYLVILLDENQDDDAMLLGAQFCSDPFSSISLDAVNRGASYSLYARIEKIESSEIHRKFETLQRKQITLVDGDGVKLKFFLWGEQILLANLFRVGSMLALDKPYVNISVDCDTETSEDLCLEYGSETQLYLVPYIQHEEQVCVTLTPNRRHGSRPLGSFNSSQDLKFSQVSLPRDSQGTIDFSNYPFRSFVVDLRIKMTGISLYGAVTDIIKEENNQQTVFSLRIADTSGEIWTKLHFARFCLIIYLRSLGRVSFGHTVYISGLTCTMSKQKCCLPALINSSCLHKLSRLTDIFYQTSYAQVCRVWLDPSEYFYVNTIFSHSLCGHFVNKISDRWVECSFCRTISDAAVVRTFHLKITLADKDTGTKVLAWCTGQTAMDLLQISPEEFYELPEDEQVMYPSSLENERFMVALVNCKRDGCVIDGLSPDDSISWEITRACKCE